The following are encoded in a window of Verrucomicrobiota bacterium genomic DNA:
- a CDS encoding GDP-mannose 4,6-dehydratase: protein MRILVTGGAGFIGSHVLLALNNQGHTTSLIDDFNDFYAPSLKRWNAQNCGSILFEGDIRVKEDVERCFDLHQPEAVIHLAARAGVRPSLTQTQLYVDTNVTGTLNILEAMRSRHIKRLVFASSSSVYGCNKKVPFSESDPILKTISPYAATKVAGEHLCSVYSHLYGMSVVALRFFTVYGPRQRPDLAIHKFTRLINEGREISQFGDGTTRRDYTFIDDIVQGVLQSLSYTKDHSGLEVFNLGESRTVELRELISLIEDSLEIKAKIRKLPMQPGDVPLTYADITKSKELLGYNPQTPIEQGIQAFVSWFHEETKVISN, encoded by the coding sequence ATGCGTATTTTAGTAACTGGTGGAGCAGGCTTTATTGGTTCCCATGTGCTTTTGGCACTAAATAACCAAGGTCACACCACTTCGCTAATAGATGATTTTAACGATTTTTACGCCCCGTCTCTTAAAAGATGGAATGCTCAAAATTGTGGATCCATTTTATTTGAAGGGGATATTCGTGTTAAAGAAGACGTAGAGAGATGCTTCGACTTGCATCAGCCCGAGGCAGTTATTCACCTGGCAGCGCGTGCAGGTGTTCGCCCATCTCTAACCCAAACTCAGTTATACGTAGATACCAATGTTACCGGTACCCTCAATATTCTCGAGGCGATGCGCTCTCGTCATATCAAGAGGCTGGTTTTTGCCTCATCAAGCTCAGTCTATGGGTGTAATAAAAAAGTTCCATTTTCAGAATCAGACCCCATTCTTAAAACAATCTCTCCTTATGCGGCCACCAAAGTAGCGGGGGAACATCTTTGCTCTGTTTACTCCCATCTATACGGTATGTCTGTTGTTGCCCTGCGCTTCTTTACTGTTTATGGCCCCCGCCAAAGGCCTGACTTAGCTATACATAAATTTACTCGTCTGATAAACGAAGGTCGTGAGATTTCTCAATTTGGCGATGGTACAACCCGGCGTGACTACACATTTATTGACGATATTGTGCAAGGCGTTCTGCAATCTCTTAGCTACACCAAGGACCATTCTGGTCTCGAAGTCTTTAATCTAGGTGAGAGCAGAACGGTCGAGTTGCGAGAGCTCATTTCTCTGATTGAGGATTCATTAGAAATTAAGGCGAAGATCAGAAAATTGCCTATGCAGCCCGGAGATGTGCCCTTGACCTATGCGGATATTACAAAGTCTAAAGAACTACTGGGATATAATCCCCAAACACCTATTGAACAGGGTATCCAAGCATTTGTTTCTTGGTTTCATGAGGAAACGAAAGTCATTTCAAACTAA
- a CDS encoding M20 family metallopeptidase, producing MKTKPLSPTAKLLGDLIKIPSVNPQGSPGTSQTGEQEIATYIADFLKKVGGDVSLKTIELGRPNLIAVFSTSNKRPKRRVLFAPHLDTVSVSNMTVDPFDPLIKGGKLYGRGSSDTKGPMAAMLIALKDFFQRPRQNYNTEFTFAGLMGEEAGNLGAIAHAKTCPKYDLAIVGEPTDLRIVHAHKGTLWLRIITKGRACHASMPQEGENAIDMMSEVLRYLKEDLSNILESKTDRYLRTSTLNISTISGGSKINIVPDCCTLEVDFRLVPAFSHRAFISTLRQALKAIDKTIKIEIIGDCPGLYLDPQHPMISLILPATKGISVAPWFCDASIYAQKKIPAVALGPGSIKQAHTSNEHIRLSALEAGTRCYSKILNLLA from the coding sequence GTGAAAACTAAACCTCTTAGCCCAACAGCTAAACTCCTAGGAGATCTCATCAAGATCCCGAGCGTCAACCCGCAAGGTTCACCTGGCACCTCTCAAACAGGAGAGCAAGAAATTGCAACCTACATAGCCGACTTTCTCAAAAAAGTAGGTGGTGATGTTTCATTAAAAACAATCGAACTAGGTCGGCCTAATCTTATCGCTGTCTTCTCAACATCTAATAAGCGTCCTAAAAGAAGAGTACTCTTTGCCCCTCACCTAGACACCGTATCTGTCTCGAATATGACTGTCGATCCATTTGATCCTCTAATTAAAGGCGGAAAGTTATATGGAAGGGGAAGTTCAGACACAAAGGGCCCTATGGCAGCCATGCTAATTGCCCTAAAAGATTTTTTTCAAAGACCCAGACAAAATTATAACACAGAATTCACTTTTGCCGGACTCATGGGAGAGGAGGCGGGAAACTTAGGAGCCATAGCTCATGCTAAGACTTGTCCAAAATATGATCTTGCTATTGTCGGTGAACCTACCGATTTACGCATTGTTCATGCCCATAAAGGAACACTATGGCTCCGGATTATTACAAAAGGTAGAGCCTGCCATGCTTCAATGCCCCAAGAGGGGGAAAACGCCATAGATATGATGTCAGAGGTACTTCGCTATTTAAAAGAGGACCTGTCTAATATCTTGGAGTCTAAAACAGATCGTTACCTGAGGACTTCAACCCTAAACATTAGCACTATTTCTGGCGGCTCTAAGATTAATATTGTGCCAGATTGTTGCACTCTAGAAGTTGACTTTAGACTTGTTCCAGCTTTTTCTCATAGAGCCTTTATCTCTACTTTAAGGCAAGCACTAAAAGCTATTGATAAGACTATCAAAATTGAAATCATCGGCGATTGTCCAGGCTTATACCTTGACCCTCAACATCCTATGATTTCCCTTATACTACCTGCGACTAAAGGCATTTCAGTAGCACCGTGGTTTTGTGATGCTTCGATCTATGCCCAGAAAAAAATACCAGCAGTCGCATTAGGACCTGGATCCATCAAGCAGGCTCATACCAGTAATGAACATATTCGTCTATCCGCATTAGAAGCAGGCACCCGCTGCTACAGCAAGATTCTAAACCTACTAGCGTAA
- a CDS encoding DUF4870 domain-containing protein → MSESQVEEGQLVNKNEKTWGMACHLATLAGLIIPFGNLIGPLVVWLLKKQEMPFVEDQGKEVLNFQITISIALVISAILTVVAIGFLLLPIVGLISIIFTIIGAIKANEGHSYRYPFALRLIK, encoded by the coding sequence ATGTCAGAGAGTCAGGTAGAAGAAGGTCAATTAGTCAATAAGAACGAAAAAACATGGGGAATGGCTTGCCATTTAGCGACCTTAGCTGGCCTAATAATACCTTTCGGGAACTTAATCGGTCCTTTAGTGGTTTGGCTATTAAAAAAACAAGAAATGCCATTCGTTGAGGACCAAGGTAAAGAAGTATTGAATTTCCAAATTACCATATCTATAGCTCTTGTTATATCCGCCATTTTAACGGTTGTGGCTATTGGCTTTCTGTTACTACCCATAGTGGGATTGATTAGTATTATTTTTACTATTATTGGAGCAATTAAGGCTAATGAAGGTCATAGCTACAGGTATCCTTTCGCACTCCGCCTAATTAAGTAA
- a CDS encoding HAD-IIB family hydrolase: MHLLLSTDFDGTLVTHPEKNPFAPDFIKQLTRLRESHKVTWVINTGRSWHILEHSLGRIPPAIPPDWVVVLEREAYEIKGKESIPLNPWNQNCRRIHSQLFEESNSTFNAIRKACAHFSNIQLVEDEGCPLGIIAADDQQANEVDAIVKEHIKHLENLSIMRNTIYFRFCHIEYHKGSALNAIAKKLDIPVSQRFVVGDQLNDLQMLDRKVAKHIACPSNASDAVKNRVLEQGGYIANQPDQRGIAEALQKFF; the protein is encoded by the coding sequence ATGCATCTCTTATTGTCTACAGACTTTGATGGTACGCTCGTTACTCACCCTGAAAAAAATCCGTTTGCACCAGATTTTATTAAGCAGCTTACTAGGCTACGCGAGAGTCATAAGGTAACCTGGGTTATTAATACCGGAAGAAGCTGGCATATACTAGAGCATAGTCTAGGCAGGATTCCTCCTGCCATACCCCCAGACTGGGTGGTCGTATTGGAGAGAGAAGCCTACGAAATAAAGGGCAAGGAGAGTATCCCACTCAACCCATGGAATCAAAACTGTAGGAGGATACACAGCCAGTTGTTCGAAGAATCAAATTCCACGTTCAACGCTATTAGGAAAGCATGCGCACACTTCTCAAATATACAATTAGTAGAAGATGAAGGCTGCCCCCTTGGTATTATTGCTGCAGATGATCAGCAAGCAAATGAGGTTGATGCCATTGTCAAAGAACATATTAAGCATCTTGAGAATCTATCGATTATGCGAAATACTATATATTTCCGCTTCTGTCACATTGAATACCATAAAGGCAGTGCTTTAAACGCTATTGCTAAAAAGTTGGATATTCCTGTAAGTCAACGTTTTGTTGTGGGAGATCAACTTAACGATCTTCAAATGCTGGATCGTAAAGTAGCAAAGCATATTGCTTGTCCTTCTAATGCTTCAGATGCCGTGAAAAATAGAGTTTTAGAACAAGGAGGATATATCGCAAATCAGCCTGACCAACGAGGCATAGCAGAAGCCTTACAAAAATTCTTCTGA
- a CDS encoding AI-2E family transporter, which translates to MKEEFSSKGAKLSFTELQAKTIAAGLTTLATAAILCFLVVVFWLVAKFVAFFSNVILPLAVAAALALLLKPFYDWLCAKLRIPKFLALTAVFVSCLLPLTLFLFIFGFVLVGQMTELIPKIPLWYEQILAVVYNHLPSVQNIWKEYQLDQKLTEALQQNGEAFFNGFQAVVSKMIQAGVGVSHWATGFLGWLIMPVYLAFFLMTPKFEIRKMEHGLPFLKKETRDDVIYLCKEFVDIMVAFFRGQFLVALAQGILFAIGFSIVGLQYGFVIGFALGLLNLIPYLGNMVGLAIALPTAFFQQDGGVLTLGLVIGVFVIVQVLDGLLITPRIMGEKTGLHPLAIIVAIFFWGTALNGLAGMLLAIPLTAFFVVFWRLAKQKYIRELL; encoded by the coding sequence ATGAAAGAGGAGTTTTCGAGTAAAGGAGCAAAGTTAAGCTTTACTGAGCTTCAGGCAAAAACAATAGCCGCTGGCTTAACAACTCTGGCAACTGCTGCCATTTTGTGTTTTTTAGTAGTGGTTTTTTGGTTAGTTGCTAAGTTTGTAGCCTTTTTCTCGAATGTTATTTTGCCCTTAGCAGTCGCAGCAGCTCTAGCTTTGCTGTTGAAGCCATTTTATGATTGGCTCTGCGCTAAATTACGTATCCCTAAATTTTTGGCTTTAACTGCTGTCTTTGTCTCTTGTCTGTTACCATTAACACTATTTCTGTTCATTTTTGGATTTGTTTTAGTGGGTCAAATGACAGAGTTGATTCCTAAGATTCCTCTGTGGTACGAACAGATTCTTGCTGTGGTTTATAATCACCTTCCAAGTGTGCAAAACATTTGGAAGGAGTATCAGCTTGACCAAAAATTGACTGAAGCGCTTCAGCAAAATGGAGAAGCTTTCTTTAATGGATTCCAAGCCGTTGTTAGTAAAATGATACAAGCTGGTGTTGGAGTCTCTCACTGGGCAACAGGTTTTTTGGGATGGTTAATTATGCCAGTCTACTTAGCTTTTTTTCTAATGACCCCTAAGTTTGAAATTAGAAAAATGGAGCACGGGCTACCTTTCCTGAAAAAGGAGACTAGGGATGACGTGATTTATCTTTGTAAAGAGTTTGTTGATATCATGGTTGCATTTTTTAGAGGTCAGTTCTTAGTTGCACTGGCTCAAGGAATTCTGTTTGCCATAGGTTTTAGCATCGTAGGTTTGCAATACGGTTTTGTCATTGGGTTTGCTTTGGGACTGCTAAACTTAATTCCTTATTTAGGAAATATGGTTGGACTTGCCATTGCCTTGCCTACGGCGTTTTTTCAACAGGACGGCGGAGTACTCACCTTGGGGTTAGTCATAGGAGTATTTGTGATTGTCCAAGTTTTGGATGGGCTACTTATCACACCCAGAATTATGGGAGAGAAGACAGGACTACACCCTTTAGCAATCATTGTAGCTATATTCTTTTGGGGAACCGCTTTAAATGGGCTAGCAGGCATGTTGTTGGCAATCCCACTTACGGCCTTCTTTGTTGTATTTTGGAGATTGGCAAAGCAGAAGTATATCCGAGAACTACTCTAG
- a CDS encoding FHA domain-containing protein — translation MTSDVSDELQKLGQRRKTGCLQIIAKHSQDGTVINVFLKSGLIVYCESRAMFKTSVGLQNLAFCLKWPNPELKWINERPTPKIAYQHETQSILFRIASILANPRGQEQKIGQLLNSDQRNEDAYYDNPRAYGFSLHVLDTEFSGMQFFVLDDKSIIGRKNSSDFVIPHPTLSSEHCELHKEPSGYMVIQDLGSTNGTMVNDVLVQSSKLFDGDRITTGDISMMFCVRTKFDIMHQIDEQQNNFAKAQVNTGGIRSVNQSVKDVAKKSVVDETTQHSPIITIKQPQPSTSKVFLDEITKRVKFWKKKR, via the coding sequence ATGACAAGCGATGTATCAGACGAGTTGCAAAAACTCGGCCAGCGCCGTAAGACTGGCTGTTTACAAATAATTGCGAAGCACTCTCAAGATGGCACTGTCATTAATGTATTCCTTAAGAGCGGTCTTATTGTTTATTGCGAGAGTCGAGCGATGTTCAAGACATCGGTAGGGCTGCAGAACTTAGCTTTTTGCCTAAAGTGGCCAAATCCCGAGTTAAAATGGATTAATGAACGACCAACCCCTAAGATAGCCTATCAACATGAAACACAAAGTATACTGTTTCGCATCGCTAGTATCCTTGCTAACCCAAGAGGACAAGAACAAAAGATTGGCCAACTGCTCAATTCCGACCAACGCAATGAAGACGCATACTATGATAATCCTAGAGCCTATGGATTTAGTTTACACGTTTTAGACACGGAATTTTCGGGTATGCAATTTTTTGTGCTGGATGATAAAAGTATCATAGGACGAAAAAACTCCTCTGATTTTGTTATTCCACATCCGACTCTATCCAGTGAGCATTGTGAACTTCATAAAGAGCCATCTGGTTATATGGTCATTCAGGATCTCGGCTCGACAAATGGCACAATGGTCAATGATGTTCTTGTTCAAAGTAGTAAGCTGTTTGATGGAGACCGTATTACAACGGGAGATATTTCTATGATGTTTTGTGTGCGTACCAAATTTGATATTATGCACCAAATAGATGAGCAGCAAAATAATTTTGCAAAAGCTCAAGTGAATACCGGCGGTATTCGTTCAGTTAATCAAAGTGTTAAGGATGTTGCCAAAAAATCAGTGGTTGATGAGACAACTCAACACAGCCCTATTATCACCATTAAGCAGCCCCAGCCTTCTACTTCAAAAGTTTTTTTAGATGAAATCACCAAGCGTGTTAAATTCTGGAAAAAAAAGAGATAA
- a CDS encoding FHA domain-containing protein, whose product MVEPIIGKLISGEEKWGFDLPVITLGRSELASVRVSTSRASRIHAMLRLNNRGMYELVDWGSKNGTFLNGSIVTTPTPLKDGDTITIGDQDFSFNGNELDLDKANQPSFTKKIEVKSSNQHVVAICIRLLPGYEDFFKDKELALSWMLGQWLQRQEAQVEHYGGVFDQLAKGSHTSYWKMESETPGAFSQVVFECVKSCLKDTDTLAKDTMDMVDASRPFVRASAAMHYGEVTLKTIGSKEINHQTMSGETCEIVKEVSERAMQAGCPMLCTEKFQGALGSHGTAHPYSMALTGPRKQSTVLYHLT is encoded by the coding sequence ATGGTAGAACCTATTATAGGAAAACTCATAAGCGGGGAAGAAAAATGGGGCTTTGATCTTCCAGTGATCACACTAGGAAGAAGCGAGCTTGCAAGTGTGCGCGTGTCCACGAGCCGTGCTTCACGTATTCATGCGATGCTAAGGCTTAATAATCGTGGTATGTATGAGTTAGTAGATTGGGGAAGCAAAAATGGGACTTTTCTAAACGGATCTATAGTCACCACCCCTACTCCCCTAAAAGATGGGGATACAATCACGATTGGAGATCAAGATTTTAGTTTTAACGGTAATGAGCTTGATCTAGATAAAGCTAACCAGCCAAGTTTTACAAAAAAAATAGAAGTCAAATCATCGAACCAGCATGTTGTGGCTATATGCATTAGGCTTCTGCCCGGGTACGAAGACTTTTTTAAAGACAAAGAGTTGGCCTTAAGTTGGATGTTAGGGCAGTGGCTGCAAAGGCAAGAAGCACAAGTTGAGCACTATGGGGGAGTGTTTGACCAGCTAGCAAAAGGTTCGCATACTTCCTATTGGAAAATGGAAAGTGAAACTCCAGGAGCCTTTTCTCAAGTTGTATTCGAATGTGTGAAGAGTTGCTTGAAAGATACGGATACCTTAGCAAAGGACACCATGGACATGGTAGATGCCTCAAGGCCCTTTGTAAGGGCGAGCGCAGCCATGCACTACGGAGAGGTTACGCTCAAAACAATCGGCTCTAAAGAAATCAACCATCAAACTATGTCAGGCGAGACTTGTGAGATAGTAAAAGAGGTATCTGAAAGAGCGATGCAAGCTGGATGTCCAATGTTATGCACTGAAAAGTTTCAAGGTGCTTTAGGAAGTCATGGCACAGCCCACCCTTATTCTATGGCTCTGACTGGACCCCGAAAACAATCAACTGTCTTATACCATTTGACCTAA
- a CDS encoding ComEC/Rec2 family competence protein — MAEEHSGIQKNKKAPLVSVAIGAVLGLIAAKYWPAAPLLPFLFFFLLALVLCFLKKSSCKAYSIIALSVLAFYFYGVVSFHIVNKNHFSLVMNYPQGETMVLKVQVTNDPRIKGVATGKGRLECLADVVEIKSTEGWQKAEGKVLLRSYNLKTQESWLKYGDIWQVTGFLGEPKSVSNWGVFDYAKYLQSRGISHILEVKRENSKKLAQGRGLPWLEIGYRLREHMLETLQIGVEKDPEIAALMAGMLFGYTDGIAEETEDNFRITGTLHLFAVSGQNVAVIAGMLLLVLHISQVVTWRWAWTVLPLVFIFCLATGMESSALRAFMMWGSVLIGWRIYRPINLLNILATVALLIWAFAPEQLFDLGFQLSFFVTLALILFCSPTMAKLSFLWELDPWLPRRLVHPFQIVLTRLSLFFCSLFITSLCAILASIPFVLYHFHMLSVVGLIANMVIVPLASLVVLISALSVVASFLWTGFSLILNQVTWFLLKMIVIITNLLADIPGSHTYLRMGFEVKPPSCEARLWVCDGRKSAPIILEIDNEYHLLGPGDQVTWNWIIKPLSQKLGVNQWENLILVQPGKRYCDALEVFVSPQGFRTLIDGGCSNTSSSYKKWVNTAEMMEYPKRFARYGDMISLKETSHVQWLWPDNSSVKRSPDDQGCVLRLVFIDKVIIMASNISVEVENHILERKENLRADVLIQGEHTRLTNLSYEWLEAIQPKHLVRHSLGFSSDRSLSLDFWQTCENKKITVWRLSETGGIQIIVNAEDVHLEKYNID, encoded by the coding sequence GTGGCCGAGGAACACTCAGGCATTCAAAAGAATAAGAAAGCTCCACTGGTTTCTGTGGCTATAGGTGCAGTACTAGGACTCATAGCTGCGAAATATTGGCCTGCAGCTCCATTGCTACCTTTCCTCTTTTTTTTCTTACTGGCTCTCGTTCTTTGCTTTCTAAAAAAGAGCTCCTGCAAGGCCTACTCTATAATAGCTCTGTCTGTCCTCGCCTTTTATTTTTATGGTGTTGTTAGCTTTCATATAGTTAATAAAAATCATTTTTCTCTTGTGATGAACTACCCACAAGGTGAGACCATGGTGCTGAAAGTTCAGGTGACAAATGACCCAAGGATTAAAGGCGTTGCCACAGGTAAAGGGAGATTAGAATGTCTAGCTGATGTTGTTGAAATCAAATCAACAGAGGGATGGCAAAAAGCAGAAGGCAAGGTTTTGCTTCGTTCCTACAACCTAAAAACACAAGAGTCTTGGCTGAAATATGGCGATATTTGGCAAGTTACTGGTTTTTTGGGTGAACCAAAATCCGTTAGCAATTGGGGCGTTTTTGATTATGCGAAATACCTTCAGTCGAGAGGCATATCCCATATATTGGAGGTTAAAAGGGAGAATTCAAAGAAGCTAGCTCAAGGTAGAGGCCTACCTTGGCTAGAGATCGGCTACAGATTACGTGAGCACATGCTAGAAACCCTCCAAATTGGAGTTGAAAAGGACCCGGAAATTGCGGCACTCATGGCAGGTATGCTATTCGGATACACCGATGGCATAGCAGAAGAAACTGAGGATAATTTCAGAATAACAGGTACGCTTCACCTATTTGCCGTCAGTGGGCAAAACGTAGCCGTTATTGCTGGAATGTTACTTCTGGTTTTACATATTAGCCAAGTTGTTACTTGGCGATGGGCTTGGACTGTCTTGCCATTAGTTTTTATATTCTGTTTAGCAACTGGCATGGAATCCAGTGCCTTGCGGGCATTCATGATGTGGGGGTCCGTGTTAATTGGATGGCGAATTTACCGACCCATCAATCTGCTAAACATTCTGGCAACCGTTGCCTTGCTCATTTGGGCTTTTGCTCCTGAACAACTCTTCGACTTAGGTTTCCAACTATCTTTTTTTGTAACATTAGCACTTATTCTTTTTTGTTCACCAACCATGGCGAAGTTAAGTTTTCTATGGGAGTTAGATCCTTGGTTGCCAAGAAGATTGGTCCATCCTTTTCAAATAGTTTTGACAAGGCTTTCCCTGTTTTTCTGTAGTTTATTTATAACATCACTATGTGCAATTTTGGCCTCGATTCCTTTTGTTTTGTATCATTTTCATATGCTTTCAGTGGTAGGGCTAATAGCTAACATGGTCATTGTGCCGTTGGCGAGTCTTGTCGTTTTGATCAGTGCTTTGTCAGTAGTGGCCAGCTTTCTATGGACTGGGTTTAGCCTGATACTAAATCAAGTGACATGGTTTTTGCTTAAAATGATTGTCATAATCACAAATTTATTAGCTGACATACCCGGTAGTCACACTTATTTGAGAATGGGCTTTGAAGTAAAGCCTCCATCTTGCGAAGCTAGGCTATGGGTTTGTGATGGCAGAAAATCTGCTCCAATCATTCTAGAAATAGACAATGAATATCATTTATTGGGGCCAGGTGATCAGGTGACTTGGAACTGGATAATCAAGCCTTTGAGCCAAAAACTAGGAGTAAATCAGTGGGAAAATTTAATATTAGTACAGCCCGGGAAACGCTATTGTGATGCTTTAGAGGTGTTTGTTAGTCCTCAAGGGTTTAGAACACTCATTGATGGAGGTTGCTCAAATACTTCCTCTAGTTATAAAAAATGGGTCAATACTGCTGAAATGATGGAATATCCTAAAAGATTTGCTCGATATGGCGATATGATAAGCCTTAAAGAAACGAGCCATGTTCAATGGTTATGGCCCGACAATAGCTCTGTAAAAAGAAGTCCAGATGACCAAGGTTGTGTATTGCGTCTGGTATTTATCGATAAGGTAATTATCATGGCATCTAATATTTCTGTGGAGGTGGAGAACCATATTTTAGAAAGGAAAGAAAACTTGAGAGCGGATGTTTTGATCCAAGGGGAACACACACGCTTGACTAATTTATCTTACGAGTGGCTTGAAGCTATTCAACCAAAACACTTAGTCAGACATTCATTAGGATTTTCTTCAGATCGTTCTTTGAGTTTGGATTTTTGGCAGACTTGCGAGAATAAAAAGATTACCGTTTGGCGGCTTTCTGAGACAGGAGGCATTCAAATCATTGTTAATGCAGAGGATGTTCATTTAGAAAAATACAACATAGATTAA
- the thiD gene encoding bifunctional hydroxymethylpyrimidine kinase/phosphomethylpyrimidine kinase → MSSTPVVMSVAGSDCSGGAGIQADLKTFSHLNCYGTTAVTCIVAENPTEVRSITSLPAKKVREQMELIFDAFPVSVVKTGMLYSNSIIKEVCSFLKQIDSLKRPKIVVDPVMVSTTGTKLLRKNSIQTLLEELFPIATLITPNIHEAQLLLAKKIVNELDAEQAAELLCKRWGAGVLVKGGHLAKDAVDFLAASKTHQSYRTDRIRGVKTNGTGCTYSAAIAAYLAQGNSLTESVGLAKSFMTRAIKSHLKLGHFKALNHYVVEP, encoded by the coding sequence ATGAGTAGCACGCCTGTTGTCATGAGTGTAGCTGGTTCTGATTGCAGTGGAGGAGCAGGTATCCAGGCAGACTTAAAGACTTTTAGTCACTTAAATTGTTATGGTACAACTGCGGTTACTTGCATCGTAGCGGAAAATCCTACAGAGGTAAGAAGCATTACTTCGCTTCCAGCAAAAAAAGTCCGAGAGCAGATGGAGCTGATCTTTGATGCCTTTCCAGTTAGCGTGGTCAAAACGGGCATGCTTTACTCCAACTCTATTATTAAAGAAGTCTGTTCATTTTTAAAGCAGATCGATTCTCTGAAGCGACCTAAAATAGTTGTAGATCCCGTTATGGTTTCAACAACTGGAACAAAGTTGCTTAGGAAAAATTCAATTCAAACACTTTTAGAAGAGTTATTTCCTATAGCTACTCTTATTACTCCAAATATCCATGAGGCTCAATTATTATTAGCTAAAAAAATTGTTAATGAATTAGATGCGGAGCAAGCTGCTGAGTTATTATGCAAGCGTTGGGGTGCTGGTGTTTTGGTAAAGGGCGGGCATTTAGCTAAAGATGCTGTAGACTTTTTAGCCGCAAGTAAAACCCACCAAAGCTATAGAACTGACCGGATTAGGGGTGTTAAGACAAATGGAACTGGATGCACATACTCAGCTGCTATAGCCGCCTATTTAGCACAGGGGAATAGCCTGACCGAATCTGTAGGACTCGCAAAATCTTTTATGACTAGAGCAATTAAAAGCCATTTGAAACTCGGCCATTTCAAGGCTCTTAATCATTATGTAGTAGAGCCATAA
- the ispD gene encoding 2-C-methyl-D-erythritol 4-phosphate cytidylyltransferase gives MSDCAAILLAAGRSRRLGYDKILTPIAGKPVVQYSLEVFKEMDAVGSIILVTRPDLIESLNQMSERLEIDKPIEIIEGGKERQDSVWAGLRHLKGKTDYVAVHDAARPLLTEELMKLLLAKAKEVGGAICGQSATDTMKLSSQESMILKTVDRANIWTVQTPQIFRTELILEAYECVHQEATAITDDASAMEAIGKPVALVDGGIINMKITHPRDWEVIELLLNRSKGLKLRQIGHDLCNSLSPIMGYLPLVEKYGGDSEKFRNYVSKMQKSSEQSQLLLNQFQELVRIIFPKNEDKI, from the coding sequence ATGAGTGATTGTGCAGCGATTCTTTTAGCAGCAGGCAGAAGTCGCCGCTTAGGCTATGATAAAATTTTAACACCCATAGCAGGTAAGCCCGTAGTCCAGTACTCCCTAGAAGTTTTTAAGGAGATGGATGCTGTTGGTTCCATCATCCTTGTGACTAGGCCTGATCTTATAGAGAGTCTCAATCAGATGTCTGAAAGACTAGAGATTGACAAGCCTATTGAAATCATTGAGGGAGGTAAAGAGAGGCAAGATTCCGTTTGGGCAGGCTTAAGGCATTTAAAGGGCAAGACTGACTACGTTGCCGTTCACGACGCCGCTAGACCCCTATTAACTGAAGAGCTAATGAAACTACTCTTAGCCAAAGCTAAAGAGGTAGGTGGAGCCATTTGTGGGCAGAGTGCAACGGATACGATGAAGCTCAGCTCTCAAGAAAGCATGATCCTTAAGACTGTAGACCGAGCAAATATTTGGACCGTGCAAACACCCCAAATTTTTCGAACCGAACTCATCTTAGAAGCGTATGAGTGCGTTCACCAAGAGGCGACAGCTATTACAGACGATGCCTCCGCGATGGAAGCCATAGGTAAACCTGTTGCTCTAGTAGATGGTGGAATCATCAATATGAAAATCACACATCCACGTGATTGGGAAGTCATTGAGTTATTATTGAATCGTTCAAAAGGATTGAAATTGCGCCAGATAGGACATGATTTATGTAATAGTTTAAGCCCAATCATGGGCTACTTACCCTTAGTTGAAAAATATGGAGGCGACTCAGAGAAGTTTCGCAATTACGTCAGCAAGATGCAAAAGTCTTCCGAGCAGTCACAACTTTTATTAAATCAATTCCAGGAATTAGTAAGAATTATATTTCCTAAAAATGAGGATAAGATTTAA